One segment of Dermacentor silvarum isolate Dsil-2018 unplaced genomic scaffold, BIME_Dsil_1.4 Seq915, whole genome shotgun sequence DNA contains the following:
- the LOC125942030 gene encoding uncharacterized protein LOC125942030 yields the protein MKEVFIIVVLIGCTELTGLTLGIEDDDHTRHVILDDESKRVGEEAKQVGEVLRAIAQELRDPIPDWGGDINEVEEYFFKRIWRGIKRGVKAVGKGVGKVAKEVGKGVGHVAKGIITSKAADIVKKVFEKKLAVYALEDKNTYNNFLQDVAEELDRIGEALTKNRSHL from the exons ATGAAGGAAGTGTTTATCATAGTCGTTCTAATTGGCTGCACCGAGCTCACCG GTTTGACTCTCGGGATTGAGGACGATGACCACACACGACACGTCATTCTGGACGACGAATCAAAACGTGTCGGCGAGGAAGCCAAGCAAGTCGGTGAAGTACTGCGTGCGATCGCCCAGGAACTACGCGATCCAATACCAGACTGGGGAGGAGATATCAATGAG GTGGAGGAATACTTCTTTAAAAGAATCTGGAGGGGAATTAAGAGAGGAGTTAAGGCTGTCGGGAAAGGCGTCGGCAAGGTGGCGAAGGAAGTCGGCAAGGGCGTCGGCCATGTTGCCAAGGGAATAATCACCTCTAAAGCCGCTGACATTGTCAAGAAAGTCTTCGAAAAGAAGCTCGCTGTATACGCGCTTGAAGATAAAAATACCTACAACAACTTCCTTCAGGACGTTGCAGAAGAGTTGGATCGCATTGGTGAAGCGCTGACTAAAAATCGTTCGCATCTGTGA